The Chanos chanos chromosome 16, fChaCha1.1, whole genome shotgun sequence genome has a window encoding:
- the LOC115829795 gene encoding transmembrane protease serine 9-like, with product MGNGVGPMSVLQAVEQSAALVVVQAVAQVAALAGVQAVVQAAALVVAQAAALVVAQVAALAGVQAVAQAAALAGVQAVAHVRPGPTKHQNSGGPGHPCWCLALAATQVTIYLGRQSQQGSNPNEVSRSVSQIIIHPDYISITFNNDIALLRLSSSVNFTDYIRPVCLAAADSTFYNGTDSWITGFNRTSQTLQEEQMSVMRNRQCRCIYGANYFNIITEQFICARSNGSCVYDTGAPMVSKQGSRWIQSGIFLGTFSCPTFPSVYTRVSQYQTWINSQITNDQPSFVSFTSNVTAGDSSVSCNTVPPITTATTASTTPTATTVSPVVCGSASLNTLRVGGSSSLATGGLWPWMASLHHGGKHVCGGTLITEQFVLSSADCFSSFTNASEWTVFLGRLNQNGSNPNEVSLRVNSITLSNLTGNNVAVLELASKPTFSDFIQPICVDLGTETFSTGTQCWIVGWGSGQGGVQQTLQEVQTTVVDCGSSASPENICTGFVTLQQGDDGGPLMCKQGLAWFQPAVLTVVNSPSSSSSRRNNTSGFMVFNRLVRYKSFLRKAVNSLPSPAFDNSSSVSRVSNSTVSPTTAAVSPTTATVLDLTMYQSPKGALLSTQEQKQRRCMDLHN from the exons ATGGGAAACGGGGTGGGTCCCATGAGCGTGTTGCAGGCTGTGGAGCAGTCGGCAGCACTGGTTGTGGTGCAGGCTGTGGCGCAGGTGGCAGCACTGGCTGGGGTACAGGCTGTGGTGCAGGCGGCAGCACTGGTTGTGGCGCAGGCAGCAGCACTGGTTGTGGCGCAGGTGGCAGCACTGGCTGGGGTACAGGCTGTGGCGCAGGCGGCAGCACTGGCTGGGGTACAGGCTGTGGCGCA TGTGCGGCCTGGCCCCACTAAACACCAGAACAGTGGGGGTCCAGGACACCCCTGCTGGTGCCTGGCCCTGGCAG CTACACAGGTGACCATCTACCTGGGTCGTCAGAGTCAGCAGGGATCCAACCCAAATGAGGTGTCCCGATCTGTCTCTCAGATCATCATTCACCCTGACTATATCTCTATCACCTTTAACAATGACATTGCTTTGCtgcgtctctcctcctctgtaaaTTTCACTGACTACATCAGACCAGTTTGCCTGGCTGCAGCAGACAGCACCTTCTATAATGGCACTGACAGCTGGATCACAG GCTTCAATCGCACATCTCAGACTTTGCAGGAAGAGCAAATGTCAGTAATGAGAAACAGGCAGTGTAGATGTATCTATGGTGCCAATTACTTTAACATAATCACAGAACAATTCATCTGTGCTAGAAGCAATGGCTCCTGTGTG TATGACACAGGAGCTCCAATGGTCAGCAAACAGGGCTCTCGCTGGATACAGTCAGGCATTTTCCTCGGCACTTTCAGTTGTCCTACATTCCCTTCTGTATATACCAGAGTGTCCCAGTACCAAACCTGGATCAATTCTCAGATCACCAACGACCAACCCAGCTTCGTCAGCTTTACCTCCAATGTCACTGCTGGGGATTCGAGTGTGAGCTGCAATACTGTGCCTCCAATCACCAC TGCCACTACTGCCAGTACTACCCCTACTGCCACCACTGTCAGCC CTGTGGTGTGTGGCAGTGCCTCTCTGAACACTCTTCGTGTTGGGGGCAGTAGCTCTCTGGCGACTGGAGGCTTATGGCCATGGATGGCCAGTCTGCACCATGGAGGCAAACACGTATGTGGGGGTACACTGATCACTGAGCAGTTTGTCCTGAGCTCTGCTGACTGTTTCTCCAG CTTTACCAATGCTTCAGAATGGACCGTGTTCCTTGGCCGTCTCAATCAAAATGGTTCCAACCCTAATGAGGTCTCTCTGAGGGTGAACAGCATCACACTGAGTAACCTGACAGGCAACAACGTGGCTGTTCTGGAGCTGGCCAGCAAACCCACATTCTCAGACTTCATACAGCCCATCTGTGTGGACCTGGGAACAGAGACCTTCTCCACAGGAACACAGTGCTGGATTGTGGGCTGGGGCTCAGGACAAGGAGGtg TTCAACAAACCCTTCAGGAGGTCCAGACTACCGTGGTGGATTGTGGGAGTTCAGCCTCCCCTGAGAATATCTGCACTGGTTTTGTGACTTTACAGCAG ggtgATGATGGGGGCCCTTTGATGTGTAAGCAGGGCCTGGCATGGTTCCAGCCTGCAGTTTTGACTGTAGTTAACAGTCCCTCAAGCAGCAGTAGTCGCAGGAACAATACCAGTGGCTTCATGGTCTTCAACCGACTGGTGCGTTATAAAAGTTTTCTGCGCAAAGCTGTCAACAGCCTCCCTTCACCAGCCTTTGACAACTCATCCTCTGTCAGCAGAGTCTCCAACAGCACTGTGTCCCCAACAACTGCAGCTGTGTCCCCAACAACTGCAACT